In Monodelphis domestica isolate mMonDom1 chromosome 4, mMonDom1.pri, whole genome shotgun sequence, one DNA window encodes the following:
- the LOC107650495 gene encoding zinc finger protein 239-like produces the protein MKTNSVEKSEKPGVTFGAFHLYSFQKSTNMYTGEKFYKCPQCRKAFNKSSKLILHQRIHVGENPYECNVCGKGFHHRSKLSIHQRAHTRKNPYQCNDCGKMFINDSKLILHQRIHTGEKPFKCHDCGKAFNQSSTLLQHQRIHTGEKPFKCHDCGKAFNQSSNLLQHQRIHTGEKPFQCSDCGKAFNRSSHLFQHQRIHTGEKPFKCDDCGKAFNQNSHLLQHQRIHTGEKPFLCHYCGKAFNWISNLLQHQRIHTGEKPFKCSDCGKTFNQNSNLIKHQRIHTGEKPFKCNDCGKAFNQSSNLIVHQRIHTEKVIKKS, from the coding sequence ATGAAAACAAATTCTgtggagaaatcagagaaaccagGAGTCACATTTGGGGCATTTCATCTTTACTCATTTCAGAAAAGTACCAACATGTATACTGGAGAGAAATTCTACAAGTGCCCTCAATGTaggaaagcttttaataaaagctcaaaactcattttacatcagagaattcatgttGGAGAAAACCCTTATGAATGCAATGTCTGTGGGAAAGGTTTCCATCATAGGTCAAAACTTAGCATACATCAGAGGGCACATACTAGAAAAAATCCTTATCAATGCAATGActgtgggaaaatgtttattaatgactcaaaacttattttacatcagaggattcatactggtgagaagccttttaaatgtcatgattgtgggaaggcctttaatcagagttccaccctccttcaacaccagagaattcatactggtgagaagccttttaaatgtcatgattgtgggaaggcctttaatcagagttccaACCTCCTTcagcaccagagaattcatactggtgagaagccatttcaatgtagtgattgtgggaaggcctttaatcggaGTTCCCACCTctttcaacaccagagaattcatactggtgagaagccatttaaatgcgatgattgtgggaaggcctttaatcagaattcccacctccttcaacaccagagaattcatactggtgagaagccatttctaTGTCAttattgtgggaaggcctttaattgGATTTCCAACCTccttcaacatcagagaattcatactggtgagaagccatttaaatgtagtGATTGTGGGAAgacctttaatcagaattccaacctcattaaacaccagagaattcatactggtgagaagccatttaaatgtaatgattgtgggaaggcctttaatcagagttcaaatttaattgtccatcagagaattcatactgaaaaggttattaaaaaatcatga
- the LOC130458911 gene encoding zinc finger protein OZF-like: MKTNSVEKSEKPGGTFWAFHLYSFQKSTNMYTGEKFYKCPQCRKAFNKSSKLILHQRIHVGENPCECNVCGKGFHHRSKLKIHRRAHTRKNPYQCNDCGKMFINDSKLILHQRIHTGEKPFKCNDCGKVFSHRSKLIIHQRIHTGEKPFKCHDCGKAFNQNSYLLQHQRIHTGEKPFKCDDCGKAFNQNSHLLQHKRIHTGEKPFQCHDCGKAFNQNSNLSVHQRIHTSERPFQCNDCGKAFNRSSHLLQHQRIHTGEKPFKCDDCGKAFNQSSHLLQHQRIHTGEKPFQCHDCGKAFNQSSHLLQHQRIHTGEKPFQCHDCGKAFSQNSNISVHQRIHTSERPFQCNDCGKAFKQSSHLLQHQRIHTGEKPFQCHDCGKAFNQSSHLLQHQRIHTGEKPFECNDCGKAFNQSSHLIVHQRIHTGKLIKKS; this comes from the coding sequence ATGAAAACTAATTCTgtggagaaatcagagaaaccagGAGGCACATTTTGGGCATTTCATCTTTACTCATTTCAGAAAAGTACCAACATGTATACTGGAGAGAAATTCTACAAGTGCCCTCAATGTaggaaagcttttaataaaagctcaaaactcattttacatcagagaattcatgttGGAGAAAACCCTTGTGAATGCAATGTCTGTGGGAAAGGTTTCCATCATAGGTCAAAACTTAAGATACATCGGAGGGCACATACTAGAAAAAATCCTTATCAATGCAATGActgtgggaaaatgtttattaatgactcaaaacttattttacatcagaggattcatactggtgagaagccttttaaatgtaatgattgtgggaaagtCTTCAGTCACAGGTCAAAACTCATtatacaccagagaattcatactggtgagaagccttttaaatgtcatgattgtgggaaggcctttaatcagaattcctacctccttcaacaccagagaattcatactggtgagaagccatttaaatgtgatgattgtgggaaggcctttaatcagaattcccacctccttcaacacaagagaattcatactggtgagaagccatttcaatgtcatgattgtgggaaggcctttaatcagaattccaacctctctgttcaccaaagaattcatactagTGAGAGGCCAtttcaatgtaatgattgtgggaaggcctttaatcggagttcccacctccttcaacaccagagaattcatactggtgagaagccatttaaatgtgatgattgtgggaaggcctttaatcagagttcccacctccttcaacaccagagaattcatactggtgagaagccatttcaatgtcatgactgtgggaaggcctttaatcagagctcccacctccttcaacaccagagaattcatactggtgagaagccatttcaatgtcatgattgtgggaaggcctttagtCAGAATTCCAACATCTCTGttcaccaaagaattcatactagTGAGAGGCCAtttcaatgtaatgattgtgggaaggcctttaaacagagttcccacctccttcaacaccaaagaattcatactggtgagaagccatttcaatgtcatgattgtgggaaggcctttaatcagagctcccacctccttcaacaccagagaattcatactggtgagaagccatttgaatgtaatgattgtgggaaggcctttaatcagagttcaCATTTAATtgtccatcagagaattcatactggaaagcttattaaaaaatcatga